The Methylomicrobium agile genome has a segment encoding these proteins:
- a CDS encoding FtsX-like permease family protein: MAGLLRRSSRNHLFRHPGQLVLALLGIALGVAVVIAVDLALDSAFRSFELAGEAVSGRATHVIGEDEGLDERLYTRLRVEQGIRNMAPLIRDDVALAQDSDDRYTLYGIDPLIEKDFRAAWQKQPAGGDSGRLLRKLLTEPNGVLIGERTARRLNAAAGDTFPIRTATGLHVLTIIGLIEAPDAVAEQLLDKVIVADIATVQELTGLYGRLSRIELMLPEGAEQGPVPERIRRALPASLRIAAVETLAQAAREMTEAFSVNLKALGLLSLLVGLFLIYNAMLFLVVQRRGLIGILRALGVTRREIFGLILQEALLLAVTGTLLGTLAGIGIGGFLLPSVSATLSSVYFATGSGTLLIAPEQIFKAAALGIGASLLAVLPPAFEATQVSPAAALTRSRLESGSKRLVRLGLGLGLLLIASGLTVIELSESSIRFSLAGIFLLMAGFALLTPAATLGMMKGIGRLVESRSIIGRLPVRLISAEISRTGIAMAALMIAVAATIGMDLMIASFRQTVSDWIRTSLQGDLYVTLTGNPAAPGKAAKNRELKAAIQALPGVDVTSSVLRTSLPAPTGPVPATVFDLTARSHAGFLLLQASDSVWERFELEPAILVTEAFAYHHRLKLGDTLTFLTPTGHVIYQVIGIYADYSGDRGHIAMSRRQYLRHWPDPGFTGIGVYARREADITGLEKSIRRTLSAGQTLRSARVIYEASMHVFEQTFTITETLRGLAAGIAMIGVFGALTALQLERARQIGILRAIGLTPGQLYRLIAAETGLMGLCAGLFALPVGGLVAYELIFVIYRRSFGWTMAFHFHPEILLYGLLLAFGAALLAGLWPARKMARINPTEALRTE; this comes from the coding sequence ATGGCCGGCCTGCTTAGGCGCAGCAGCCGCAACCACCTGTTTCGCCACCCGGGCCAGTTGGTTCTGGCCCTGCTCGGCATCGCGCTGGGCGTAGCCGTCGTCATCGCGGTCGACCTGGCGCTGGACAGCGCATTCCGCTCGTTCGAACTGGCCGGCGAAGCGGTGTCCGGACGGGCGACACATGTGATCGGCGAGGACGAAGGGCTGGACGAACGACTTTATACCCGGCTGCGCGTCGAGCAGGGCATCCGGAACATGGCGCCCCTGATCCGCGATGATGTCGCCCTCGCCCAGGACTCCGACGATCGTTACACGCTGTACGGCATCGATCCCCTGATCGAAAAAGACTTTCGGGCTGCCTGGCAGAAACAGCCGGCTGGCGGCGACTCCGGCCGGCTCTTGCGGAAACTGCTGACGGAGCCCAACGGCGTGCTGATCGGCGAACGGACCGCCCGGCGCCTGAACGCGGCTGCCGGCGATACTTTTCCGATCCGGACCGCAACCGGCCTTCATGTATTGACGATAATCGGCCTGATCGAGGCTCCGGATGCCGTTGCGGAACAGCTGCTCGACAAAGTGATCGTCGCCGACATCGCGACCGTCCAGGAACTGACGGGGCTCTACGGCAGGCTCAGCCGGATCGAACTGATGCTGCCCGAAGGCGCCGAGCAAGGGCCGGTTCCGGAAAGAATCCGCCGCGCCCTGCCCGCAAGCCTCCGGATTGCTGCGGTAGAAACGCTGGCGCAAGCGGCCCGCGAAATGACGGAGGCGTTTTCGGTCAATTTGAAAGCCTTGGGCCTGTTGTCGCTGCTGGTCGGGCTTTTCCTGATCTATAACGCGATGCTTTTTCTGGTCGTACAGCGGCGCGGACTGATCGGCATCCTGCGCGCGCTCGGCGTCACGCGCCGGGAAATCTTCGGACTAATTCTGCAGGAAGCCCTGCTGCTGGCGGTGACCGGCACTCTCCTCGGCACGCTCGCCGGGATCGGAATCGGCGGTTTTTTGTTGCCCTCGGTCTCGGCCACGCTGAGCAGCGTTTATTTCGCAACCGGCTCCGGTACTTTGCTGATCGCTCCGGAACAAATCTTTAAAGCGGCCGCGCTTGGTATCGGCGCCAGCCTGCTGGCCGTGTTGCCTCCCGCTTTCGAAGCGACGCAGGTGTCGCCCGCCGCCGCGCTGACGCGCTCCCGGCTGGAGTCCGGTTCGAAGCGGCTGGTCCGGCTAGGCTTGGGACTCGGGCTGCTGCTGATCGCTTCGGGGCTGACGGTGATCGAACTCTCCGAATCCAGCATCCGTTTCAGTCTGGCCGGCATTTTTCTCTTGATGGCCGGCTTTGCGCTGCTGACGCCGGCAGCGACCCTGGGGATGATGAAAGGGATCGGCCGGCTGGTCGAGAGCCGGAGCATTATCGGCCGCCTGCCGGTGCGGCTGATTTCGGCCGAGATCAGCCGCACCGGTATCGCGATGGCGGCCCTGATGATCGCGGTCGCGGCGACGATCGGGATGGACCTGATGATCGCCAGTTTCCGCCAGACCGTGTCGGACTGGATCCGAACCAGCCTGCAGGGCGACCTGTACGTAACCTTGACCGGCAACCCGGCCGCCCCCGGCAAGGCGGCCAAAAATCGCGAACTGAAAGCGGCCATCCAAGCGCTGCCCGGGGTCGATGTGACGAGCAGCGTCCTGCGCACCTCGTTGCCGGCGCCAACCGGCCCGGTTCCGGCTACGGTTTTCGATTTGACTGCGCGTTCCCATGCCGGCTTTCTGCTGTTGCAGGCAAGCGATTCGGTCTGGGAACGGTTCGAGCTGGAACCGGCCATTCTCGTCACCGAGGCTTTCGCCTATCACCACCGGCTGAAGCTCGGCGACACGCTGACCTTCCTGACACCCACAGGTCACGTCATCTATCAAGTGATCGGCATTTATGCCGACTACAGCGGCGACCGGGGGCACATCGCAATGAGCCGCCGGCAATATCTTCGACACTGGCCGGATCCGGGTTTTACCGGGATCGGCGTTTACGCCCGGAGAGAGGCCGATATAACCGGACTGGAAAAATCGATCCGCCGCACACTCTCCGCCGGGCAGACGCTGCGATCGGCCCGCGTCATCTACGAGGCGTCGATGCATGTTTTCGAGCAAACCTTCACGATCACCGAAACCTTGCGCGGATTGGCGGCCGGAATCGCGATGATCGGCGTGTTCGGCGCATTGACGGCCCTGCAGTTGGAACGCGCCCGCCAGATCGGAATTCTGCGCGCGATCGGCCTGACGCCGGGACAATTGTACCGCCTGATCGCCGCCGAAACCGGACTGATGGGACTCTGCGCCGGCCTTTTCGCGCTGCCGGTCGGCGGCCTGGTAGCGTACGAACTGATTTTCGTAATCTACCGGCGTTCCTTCGGCTGGACGATGGCGTTTCATTTCCACCCGGAAATACTGCTGTACGGCCTGCTGCTGGCGTTCGGCGCCGCGCTTCTGGCCGGCCTGTGGCCGGCCCGTAAAATGGCGCGGATCAACCCCACGGAAGCGTTGAGGACGGAATGA
- a CDS encoding ABC transporter ATP-binding protein: MPSHCVLQLKQLRKSYPEPGGRRVIFENLNLDVRQSEFIVLLGRSGSGKSTFLNLIAGIDRPDSGEVIANGVNLTRQSEHRRTLFRRRHIGFIFQNYNLIPTLTVEENLLLPLELTWKRITRQERLKVADMLDKLALQAHGGAYPDRLSGGEQQRVAVARALIHDPDLILADEPTGNLDLDTGRTVLAMLDELVQRAGKTLIMVTHSPETIGKENRLYAIGDRKLQAVERDDGRPA, translated from the coding sequence ATGCCGAGCCATTGCGTCCTCCAGCTCAAGCAGTTACGCAAGAGTTATCCCGAACCCGGCGGGCGGCGCGTGATTTTCGAAAACTTGAACCTCGACGTGCGGCAGAGCGAATTCATCGTGCTGCTGGGCCGCAGCGGCTCGGGCAAATCGACCTTCCTGAACCTGATCGCCGGAATCGACCGGCCGGACAGCGGCGAAGTGATCGCGAACGGCGTCAATCTGACCCGCCAGTCCGAGCATCGGCGCACGCTGTTCCGCCGCCGCCATATCGGCTTCATTTTCCAGAATTACAACCTGATCCCGACGCTGACGGTCGAAGAGAACCTACTGCTGCCTTTGGAACTGACCTGGAAACGCATCACCCGGCAGGAGCGGCTCAAAGTCGCCGACATGCTGGATAAATTGGCGCTGCAAGCGCACGGCGGCGCGTATCCTGACCGACTGTCGGGCGGCGAACAGCAGCGGGTCGCAGTCGCGCGGGCGCTGATCCACGATCCCGACCTGATCCTGGCCGACGAACCGACCGGCAACCTGGACCTCGACACCGGCAGAACCGTCCTCGCCATGCTGGATGAACTGGTGCAGCGCGCCGGCAAGACCCTGATCATGGTGACCCACAGCCCGGAAACGATCGGCAAGGAAAATCGGCTTTACGCGATCGGCGACCGCAAGCTGCAAGCGGTGGAGCGGGACGATGGCCGGCCTGCTTAG
- a CDS encoding alpha-amylase family glycosyl hydrolase, which yields MNSWTKYPQIYEINTWVWLEELSRSAGRPVTLASVPDIEWDSIAALGFDAVWLMGVWERSPMGRTIAMADESLRADFQAALPDFKEADHVGSPYCIRRYRVDEHLGGPDALAVARAGMAARGLRLILDFVPNHVAPDHPWLAEHPTYFIRGGDKDLSRDPASFIDIGGNIFACAKDPCFPAWADRVQLNGFHSGLRAAAVETLNAVAAQCDGVRCDMAMLLLDSVFEETWGPRAGDRPATEYWGEVIPAVKKAHPGFLFIAEAYWDKEWELQQQGFDFCYDKRLYDRLAHEPAESVRLHLRADRAYQDKLVRFIENHGEARAAAAFNPERQRAAAVAALTLPGARLIHEGQLEGLRVRLPVSLGRRPEEAPATDSLAFYLQLLCALNEGDFMQGDWQLCECGGWPDNATCNNLVAWTWATENSRCLIVVNLSETQSQGLVKIAWPGLNDGVWRLNDIFQSTSFERDGAELQNEGLYVDLPAWGFHFLAAERGNNGR from the coding sequence ATGAATTCCTGGACGAAATATCCGCAGATTTACGAAATCAATACCTGGGTCTGGCTGGAGGAGCTCAGCCGAAGCGCCGGCCGGCCGGTCACCCTGGCTTCGGTCCCCGATATCGAGTGGGACAGCATCGCCGCCCTCGGCTTCGATGCGGTCTGGCTGATGGGCGTGTGGGAACGCAGCCCGATGGGCAGAACGATCGCGATGGCCGATGAATCCTTGCGGGCGGATTTCCAAGCCGCTTTGCCGGATTTCAAAGAGGCGGATCATGTCGGCTCGCCTTACTGCATCAGGCGCTACCGCGTTGACGAGCATCTGGGCGGGCCGGATGCCCTGGCCGTTGCCAGAGCCGGAATGGCGGCGCGCGGTCTGCGCCTGATCCTCGACTTCGTTCCCAATCATGTCGCACCGGACCATCCCTGGCTGGCCGAGCATCCCACCTATTTTATCCGCGGCGGCGACAAGGATCTCAGCCGGGACCCGGCCTCCTTCATCGACATCGGCGGCAACATCTTTGCCTGCGCCAAGGATCCTTGCTTTCCCGCATGGGCCGACAGGGTCCAACTGAACGGTTTTCATTCCGGCTTGCGTGCCGCCGCCGTCGAGACCCTGAATGCGGTCGCCGCTCAGTGCGACGGCGTGCGCTGCGACATGGCGATGCTGTTGCTCGATTCGGTTTTCGAGGAAACCTGGGGGCCGCGCGCGGGCGACAGGCCCGCAACCGAATATTGGGGCGAAGTGATACCGGCCGTCAAAAAGGCTCATCCCGGCTTCCTGTTCATCGCCGAAGCCTACTGGGACAAAGAATGGGAGTTGCAGCAGCAAGGCTTCGATTTCTGTTACGACAAACGCCTGTACGATCGGCTGGCCCACGAGCCGGCGGAAAGCGTGCGGCTGCATCTGCGCGCCGACCGCGCCTATCAGGACAAACTGGTCCGCTTCATTGAAAATCACGGCGAGGCCAGGGCCGCCGCCGCTTTCAATCCGGAGAGGCAGCGCGCCGCCGCGGTCGCCGCGCTGACCTTGCCCGGCGCGCGTCTGATCCACGAAGGCCAGTTGGAAGGCCTGCGCGTTCGTTTGCCGGTATCGTTGGGGCGCCGGCCGGAGGAAGCTCCGGCTACCGATTCGCTGGCGTTTTATCTGCAATTACTCTGCGCATTGAATGAGGGCGACTTCATGCAGGGCGACTGGCAGCTCTGCGAGTGCGGCGGCTGGCCGGACAATGCGACCTGCAACAATCTGGTGGCCTGGACCTGGGCCACGGAAAACAGCCGTTGCCTGATCGTAGTGAACCTGTCCGAAACGCAAAGCCAGGGCCTGGTAAAAATCGCCTGGCCGGGACTCAATGACGGGGTTTGGCGGCTGAACGATATTTTCCAGTCGACAAGCTTCGAACGCGATGGGGCGGAGCTGCAGAACGAAGGCTTATACGTCGACCTGCCGGCATGGGGATTTCATTTTCTGGCCGCAGAGCGGGGCAATAATGGCCGATGA
- a CDS encoding type II toxin-antitoxin system HicB family antitoxin: MKLAAVIQPTRQDITKRFSAYCPDIPGCIAHAPTPEKALEALKICVIRHIDSRKALGLDSIENHSQVQVLEV, translated from the coding sequence ATGAAATTAGCAGCCGTTATTCAACCGACCCGTCAAGACATTACCAAGCGTTTCTCGGCTTATTGCCCGGACATTCCGGGTTGCATAGCGCATGCCCCGACGCCGGAAAAAGCGCTCGAAGCCCTGAAAATCTGCGTCATCCGTCATATAGACAGCCGGAAAGCACTCGGACTTGACTCCATCGAGAACCATTCGCAAGTACAGGTTTTAGAGGTTTGA
- a CDS encoding type II toxin-antitoxin system HicB family antitoxin — MNTRFFIAIIQLSNRGLAKNYSAYCPDLPGCVAYGATEEKALAALQSTLAQQIGRLGELGFEPPTPACTVKILQIGTQEKERNVPEFANLNSMYVH; from the coding sequence ATGAATACGAGATTTTTTATCGCCATTATCCAGCTGAGCAACCGGGGATTGGCAAAGAATTATTCCGCTTATTGTCCGGACCTGCCCGGTTGCGTCGCCTATGGAGCGACGGAAGAAAAAGCCCTGGCCGCTCTGCAATCTACCCTTGCTCAACAGATAGGACGGCTTGGCGAACTTGGGTTCGAACCGCCAACGCCGGCTTGCACTGTTAAGATCCTGCAGATAGGAACGCAGGAAAAAGAGCGGAATGTGCCGGAATTTGCAAATTTGAACAGTATGTACGTGCATTAG